Proteins from a genomic interval of Uloborus diversus isolate 005 chromosome 4, Udiv.v.3.1, whole genome shotgun sequence:
- the LOC129221578 gene encoding receptor expression-enhancing protein 5-like, which translates to MFSINTALINLDKKLQEENKFNEYLIKVEKSTGIERRKIVLGTCFVLGFLVIIGYGAQLICNGIGFAYPAYASILAIESKNKEDDTCWLTYWVVFAGLALIEFFSDFILALIPFYWMLKCMFLIWCFLPWRLNGSRFIYYRFIRPVFLTHLGEPEEASSEDNSPGEHEKSN; encoded by the coding sequence ATGTTTTCGATAAACACTGCCCTGATAAACCTGGACAAAAAGCTCCAGGAAGAGAACAAATTTAACGAGTACttgataaaagttgaaaaatctaCTGGAATCGAACGGCGAAAGATAGTCCTAGGCACCTGCTTTGTCCTAGGTTTCCTAGTCATCATAGGATACGGTGCTCAGCTCATCTGCAATGGCATTGGCTTCGCATATCCCGCCTACGCATCCATATTGGCTATCGAGAGCAAGAACAAGGAGGATGATACCTGTTGGCTAACGTACTGGGTGGTGTTCGCTGGGCTGGCCCTCATCGAGTTCTTTTCGGACTTCATCCTTGCCCTTATCCCTTTCTACTGGATGCTCAAGTGCATGTTCCTCATCTGGTGCTTCCTGCCGTGGCGGCTCAACGGATCCAGGTTCATTTACTACAGGTTCATCCGGCCAGTCTTCCTGACTCATCTTGGGGAACCAGAGGAAGCTTCTTCTGAGGACAACTCCCCCGGGGAACACGAGAAGTCAAACTAA